The following coding sequences are from one Cyprinus carpio isolate SPL01 chromosome A24, ASM1834038v1, whole genome shotgun sequence window:
- the LOC109104302 gene encoding ATP-dependent zinc metalloprotease YME1L1-like isoform X1, whose translation MFSLPTTFQSQGTVPLTHLINVVQYLKSSANTAITTSVQGLQRDLSPEHDPLLNEPKVNLKDLGLSELRFSHVRDVLERLLPSRDPEEKSISSAAQYSTTWRTSHISASSFFQNKYGFSHKHMGLFGSPVFRRQSSSPLQAACVDLHHLQLWVQNRGFKTMKSKTRHLQSGFEGPVDAENYKPAFMKGLLMKEKQDMGSLEQLLKQNNLPESDQDAFKIGFTEGIMKAQALTQRTQDSVKRTRLIILVLLLVGLYGVSRSPLFSGKGSFSDTVRFRTTSGLDSAVDPIQMKNVTFEHVKGVEEAKNELQDVVEFLRTPQKFTVLGGKLPKGILLVGPPGTGKTLLARAVAGEADVPFYYASGSEFDEMFVGVGASRIRNLFKEAKASAPCVIFIDELDSVGGKRIESPMHPYSRQTINQLLAEMDGFNPNEGVIVIGATNFAEALDNALVRPGRFDMQVTVPRPDVKGRTEILEWYLKKIKVDSAVDAEIIARGTVGFSGAGLENLVNQAALKAAGDGKDLVTMKELEFAKDKILMGPERRSVEIDKRNKMITAYHESGHAIVAYYTKDAMPINKATIMPRGPSLGHVSLLPESDRWSETRAQLLAQMDVSMGGRVAEELVFGNDHITTGASSDFDGATKIAQMMVTHFGMSDKLGVMTYNDLTNHSPETQAAVEQEVRVLLQNSYERAKTLLKTYSKEHKLLASALLTYETLNAKEIQMILEGKSLDPR comes from the exons CCCAAAGTAAATTTAAAGGACCTGGGTCTGTCAGAGCTGAGGTTCAGTCATGTACGGGATGTTCTGGAGCGCCTGCTGCCTTCTAGAGATCCAGAGGAGAAATCCATATCCAGCGCTGCTCAATACTCAACAACATGGAGAACATCTCACATTTCTGCCTCCTCctttttccaaaacaaatatg GGTTCTCTCACAAGCACATGGGACTctttggctctccagtgtttcgCAGGCAAAGCTCCAGCCCGCTCCAGGCGGCCTGCGTAGATCTGCATCATCTGCAAT TATGGGTCCAAAACAGAGGTTTCAAGACAATGAAGTCCAAGACTAGACATCTGCAGTCTGGTTTTGAAGGTCCAGTAGATGCAGAGAATTATAAGCCAGCCTTTATGAAG GGCCTCCTTATGAAGGAAAAGCAAGACATGGGGAGTCTTGAACAGTTATTGAAACAGAATAACTTGCCAGAGTCTGACCAGGATGCTTTTAAGATCGGCTTCACAGAGGGCATCATGAAAGCTCAGGCTTTGACACAGAGAACTCAAG ACTCTGTAAAGAGGACACGTCTGATTATTCTTGTCCTCCTGCTGGTGGGTCTGTATGGTGTGTCCAGAAGCCCTCTCTTCTCGGGTAAAGGGTCATTTTCCGACACTG TTCGTTTCCGCACCACCTCTGGTCTGGATTCAGCTGTGGACCCCATTCAGATGAAGAATGTCACCTTTGAACATGTAAAAGGTGTGGAGGAAGCCAAAAACGAGCTTCAGGATGTTGTTGAATTTTTGCGAACCCCCCAGAAATTCACTGTGCTCGGTGGTAAACTTCCCAAAG GTATCTTGCTTGtggggcctccaggaacaggaAAAACCCTGTTGGCCAGAGCTGTAGCAGGTGAAGCAGACGTGCCCTTCTACTACGCCTCCGGGTCAGAGTTTGACGAAATGTTTGTGGGAGTCGGCGCGAGTCGCATCAGAAACCTTTTCA aggAAGCCAAAGCTAGTGCACCATGTGTAATATTTATCGACGAACTGGACAGTGTAGGAGGAAAGAGAATTGAGTCTCCAATGCACCCATACTCGCGACAAACCATCAACCAGCTGCTCGCTGAGATGGATGG GTTTAACCCCAATGAAGGAGTCATCGTGATTGGAGCTACGAACTTTGCTGAAGCTTTGGACAA TGCTCTGGTGAGACCTGGCCGGTTTGACATGCAGGTCACCGTCCCAAGACCAGATGTGAAGGGCCGCACAGAAATACTGGAGtggtatttgaaaaaaattaaagtggaTTCTG ctGTTGATGCAGAGATCATTGCCAGGGGAACGGTGGGTTTCTCTGGAGCCGGATTGGAGAACTTGGTGAACCAGGCGGCGCTGAAAGCAGCAGGCGATGGGAAAGACCTGGTGACCATGAAGGAGCTGGAGTTTGCAAAGGATAAGATCCTGATGG GCCCAGAGCGCCGGAGTGTGGAGATAGACAAGAGAAATAAGATGATCACAGCCTATCATGAATCAGGACACGCTATAGTGGCTTATTACACCAAAGACGCAATGCCCATCAACAAAGCTACCATCATGCCACGCGGCCCTTCACTTGGTCAT GTATCCTTGCTGCCAGAGAGTGATCGCTGGAGTGAGACACGGGCCCAGCTGCTGGCTCAGATGGACGTCAGCATGGGCGGCAGGGTTGCTGAGGAACTGGTGTTTGGAAATGATCACATCACTACTG GAGCATCCAGTGATTTTGATGGAGCAACTAAAATAGCACAGATGATGGTGACGCATTTTGGAATGAGTGACAAG CTGGGGGTCATGACCTATAATGACCTGACGAACCATAGCCCGGAGACCCAGGCCGCTGTAGAACAGGAAGTCAGGGTGCTGTTGCAG aactCGTATGAAAGGGCAAAGACGCTACTTAAGACCTACAGCAAAGAACACAAGCTGCTGGCCAGTGCCCTGCTGACTTACGAGACTCTAAATGCAAAGGAAATTCAGATGATCCTGGAGGGAAAGTCACTGGATCCCAGATGA
- the LOC109104303 gene encoding hybrid PKS-NRPS synthetase pyvA-like, which yields MEEDIAIIGIGCNFPGGEGVDSFWKVLLEGRNCVVQIPDERFDTSEWFHPDESKPGKTQTTKAALIEGFNEFDHKFFGISEAEADYMDPQQKLLLQCAYRALEDGGIPLEKVSGTRTGVYIGLMNRDYETLLNNSPSTITHYNGTGTAMSIAANRISYIFNLTGPSFAIDSACSSSLVALHSACQAIRQGDCEMALCGGVSCILEPRVFVALSKAKMISQEGTSKAFCSTADGYGRGEGCGIVLLKPLKKALEDFDHIWGIVNKTAVNQDGHTVTPITKPSMTQQEALLRMIYSSENYLANVQYVEAHGTGTPAGDPVEAGSISKIIAKARPSSSGPLFIGSVKSNIGHTESAAGVAGLIKILLMMKHETIVPSVFYSAENSSIDAKALNLKIPTKAEKWLYSGSRIRMAGLNSFGFGGTNAHAIISEYVQATVSDSHTLEPLKLLPLSAATDHSLQLCIADTYKRISVKETVDLQALAYTAACRRSHMTHKFRKTFAASSVSELKSLLKASMNTKCAPTKQDLKLVFVFCGNGVTYRGMCKQLLREEPAFRDKIKEVENYFQKFRCTSILQKIANSYDNEDFSKPNVVQPLLFAIQVAIAHLFKNWGIRPDIVLGHSVGEVAAAHCSGLLSLEDAVKVVYHRSMLQTKVMGGRMLVVGNVAVPDVLEILPAYTGKICLAAVNSPMSCVLSGGKEAVDSVHQKLQSLFNGKNLFLHVLDVPAAYHSHMMDPILGQIKDSIGHLTLNEKECELFSTVTGEMCHQGDFVTGEYWARNIRKPVAFEQAIKSHTKVFVEIGPRRALQRNIMEILGNDTTVLPSVHPDKDHETMFKTVSKLFELGVNVKWDEFYKGFEAELVAFPRYQFECQKNKVYFEDVRRGNDTVFRSSHPLISPSKRDGKVIKCNLSAATASYLWEHKNNGISIAPGALYVELAFASIMETAIPKRPLNSFELTIKFLSLLVLTKNCPPLKITIETSKDTTRFQVQSSITVHASGTISHEGGPAMIEQQNIHLNTVFKRCRSVIETMDVYNTLKDIGFEYGPNFKQLGDIHFGQEFKEAVTSLRIPEGVLNHLYEYCLHPVVLDYFLQMSSVLALVSSTIRPGFPSAIGNMVISAPPCKDMFIYMRMTKEMPDYFEVCGCFTDKDGHVLIELRDVRINFLGGYAQIRESCFFHNQKVGVLAESNFPSRIKALVFEDTLGIAKGLKPYLHTQSVFVSPPDLTKNSDLQVPGLPLKSPCSAADMELEEILFIWGVQNISHLQSEAILQSLVDSCELYRQTILSLRSCSRACSIRVITYRSAEGTVESISPGFVLSGMTRACAAELSGISFQLIDLSTVSREDIEALAHVLNSYKTQECPEVFISKGKVYSAVITHTPVTTIREVKAESKTLQTRDFTLQTTNAYMMTGLSALPSASSVHNIEGKSIKVQLSKVCVHSSDYFPVSTSELTFGQTMYWNKHTTQNHSLMALDFSGIITAVGKDVNKLKVGDHVICCYPVKATSKVVLPEDVCFKIKRLPFLKDAPCVSYIVLIWEILKCALPKTKQQQRLGIFSTVHNSALVNLLTLIASKSGWTVFTETEINGLVQNAKQCLLFVVLPPYNCSLLTDIVSVANANHIIAVCGIREPWYSTIDVIQRDSERTCFQTLEMSKIFQKSRLRAHGARLQKWLKRMHLHKACPSIQSRTFQMVLPEGMPSQSVEHSGSYFSARTLDLIALASDDSTSEMSSIPLLPRTKQLFSKRGVYIVTGGLSGLGFETVKFIAHRGGGCIATLSRSSPSEKVQEDISSLQRRYGVRIVTLQCDVSVSEQVMEAITVIGKHFFSCPVRGVFHSAALLHDGLLETLDRSLFQKVLQPKVCGALNLHFATLHSQTLDYFVCYSSISSFIGNAAQANYAAANSFLDSFCHFRRNIGLAGQSINWGPLKLGLLMNKDHFQKFLETKGLMIMDVSEIHEALEHCLLDNYPQQVVCKFNFRNLKNHVLSQNVSLKFRLSALVEEGLKNKVVEDSRINVQLSEDYCVRRILTEICCVDTDDLSDETTLTALGIDSMLAMTLQNRLFQEIGVNIPLVVLLDPNSTLSSLTEFTKQSTEEDCEISVNL from the exons ATGGAGGAGGATATTGCTATAATTGGAATCGGATGCAACTTCCCAGGag GTGAGGGTGTTGATAGTTTCTGGAAGGTTCTTTTGGAGGGAAGGAACTGTGTGGTACAGATTCCAGATGAAAGATTTGACACATCAGAGTGGTTTCATCCTGATGAGAGCAAACCAGGAAAAACACAGACGACTAAAGCTGCTCTCATTGAAGG TTTCAATGAGTTTGATCACAAGTTCTTTGGCATCAGCGAGGCTGAAGCTGATTACATGGACCCTCAGCAGAAACTGTTGCTGCAGTGTGCATACCGAGCTCTAGAAGATGGTGGGATACCCTTGGAAAAAGTGAGCGGAACCAGAACAGGGGTTTACATAG GTCTTATGAACAGGGATTATGAGACACTTTTGAACAACAGTCCCAGCACAATAACCCACTATAATGGAACCGGGACAGCTATGAGTATAGCTGCCAACAGAATTTCCTATATCTTCAACCTGACTGGACCTTCATTCGCCATTGACAGTGCATGTTCCTCATCCCTTGTCGCCCTTCACTCAGCGTGCCAGGCCATCAGACAAG GGGACTGTGAAATGGCTCTGTGTGGAGGGGTCAGCTGTATCCTTGAACCTCGAGTCTTTGTGGCCCTCAGCAAGGCAAAGATGATCTCACAAGAGGGCACAAGCAAGGCATTCTGCAGTACAGCAGATGGCTATGGCAGAGGGGAGGGATGTGGTATAGTCCTACTGAAGCCTTTAAAAaag GCTCTTGAGGACTTTGATCATATTTGGGGCATTGTGAACAAGACTGCAGTAAACCAAGATGGCCACACCGTCACACCGATCACCAAACCCTCCATGACCCAGCAGGAGGCTCTACTGCGCATGATCTATTCCTCTGAGAATTATCTAGCGAACGTCCAATATGTAGAAGCTCATGGGACAGGAACACCAGCAGGAGATCCGGTTGAAGCAGGAAGTATCTCAAAAATCATCGCCAAAGCAAGACCTTCAAGCTCAGGGCCTCTATTTATTGGCTCTGTTAAGAGTAACATTGGACATACAGAATCTGCAGCAGGGGTGGCAGGACTCATAAAGATTCTATTAATGATGAAACACGAAACCATTGTGCCTTCTGTGTTCTACTCTGCAGAAAATTCCAGCATAGACGCTAAAGCTCTCAATCTTAAAATCCCCACCAAAGCTGAAAAATGGCTTTACTCTGGATCCAGGATAAGGATGGCTGGATTAAACAGCTTTGGGTTTGGTGGCACCAATGCCCATGCGATCATCAGTGAGTATGTTCAAGCAACAGTCTCCGACAGCCACACTCTTGAACCTCTGAAACTGCTTCCACTGTCTGCAGCCACGGATCATTCTCTTCAGTTGTGCATAGCTGACACATATAAGAGGATTTCAGTAAAAGAGACAGTTGATCTACAAGCTCTTGCTTATACCGCAGCCTGCAGAAGAAGCCACATGACACACAAATTTAGGAAAACCTTTGCTGCATCATCTGTGTCAGAATTAAAATCACTACTCAAAGCTAGCATGAACACGAAATGTGCTCCAACAAAGCAGGACCTAAagttagtttttgtattttgtgggAATGGCGTCACTTATAGGGGAATGTGTAAGCAACTACTAAGAGAAGAACCTGCATTTAGGGACAAGATCAAAGAGGTGGAAAACTACTTCCAAAAGTTCAGATGCACCAGTATTTTGCAAAAGATCGCAAACAGCTATGACAATGAAGATTTCTCTAAACCAAACGTTGTCCAGCCACTTCTCTTTGCAATCCAGGTTGCAATTGCTCACCTTTTTAAGAACTGGGGCATCAGGCCAGATATTGTTCTTGGACACTCTGTTGGAGAGGTTGCTGCAGCTCATTGTTCTGGCCTACTTTCTCTTGAGGATGCAGTAAAGGTTGTCTACCATCGCAGCATGCTGCAGACCAAAGTGATGGGTGGGAGGATGCTGGTCGTTGGTAATGTTGCTGTTCCAGATGTTCTGGAAATTCTTCCTGCATACACAGGAAAGATTTGTCTTGCTGCTGTGAACAGTCCTATGTCATGTGTGCTGTCAGGTGGTAAAGAAGCAGTTGACAGTGTGCACCAGAAGCTTCAGTCTTTGTTCAATGGCAAGAACCTGTTCCTTCATGTCTTGGATGTTCCCGCTGCCTACCATAGTCATATGATGGATCCTATACTGGGCCAAATCAAAGACAGCATTGGACATTTAACTCTGAATGAAAAAGAGTGTGAACTTTTTTCTACAGTAACAGGAGAGATGTGTCATCAAGGGGACTTTGTAACAGGTGAATACTGGGCAAGAAACATTCGAAAGCCTGTTGCATTTGAACAAGCaattaaatcacacacaaaagtttttgtggaaattgGCCCAAGACGGGCTTTGCAGAGGAACATCATGGAGATCCTGGGAAATGACACCACAGTGCTTCCTTCAGTCCATCCAGATAAAGACCATGAGACAATGTTCAAAACTGTATCAAAACTCTTTGAACTCGGGGTCAATGTGAAGTGGGATGAGTTCTACAAAGGGTTTGAAGCTGAGCTTGTTGCTTTCCCAAGGTATCAGTTTGAATGTCAAAAGAATAAGGTATACTTTGAGGATGTGAGACGGGGAAATGACACAGTCTTTCGCAGTTCACATCCACTGATAAGTCCAAGTAAACGTGATGGCAAAGTGATCAAGTGCAACCTATCAGCAGCTACAGCCTCCTACCTTTGGGAGCACAAGAACAATGGCATCTCCATTGCCCCAGGGGCATTGTATGTTGAATTGGCTTTTGCATCCATAATGGAAACTGCTATTCCAAAAAGACCTCTTAACTCATTTGAGCTCACAATCAAATTTCTAAGTTTGCTTGTTCTAACTAAGAACTGCCCTCCTCTCAAAATCACAATTGAGACATCCAAGGATACAACAAGATTTCAGGTTCAGTCCTCTATTACTGTGCATGCATCAGGCACCATCAGCCATGAAGGGGGACCAGCTATGATCGAACAGCAAAACATTCACCTCAACACTGTTTTCAAGAGATGTCGATCAGTTATTGAAACAATGGATGTGTACAACACTCTTAAAGACATAGGATTTGAGTATGGGCCCAACTTCAAACAACTTGGTGACATTCATTTCGGACAAGAGTTCAAGGAAGCAGTGACCAGTCTCAGGATTCCAGAGGGAGTACTCAACCATCTGTATGAGTATTGCTTGCACCCAGTGGTTCTAGACTACTTCTTGCAAATGTCCTCAGTTTTAGCATTAGTTTCTAGCACCATCAGGCCTGGATTTCCCTCTGCAATTGGTAATATGGTTATATCTGCACCTCCCTGTAAAGATATGTTCATCTATATGAGAATGACAAAAGAAATGCCAGACTACTTTGAGGTTTGTGGTTGTTTCACTGACAAAGATGGTCATGTGTTGATCGAGCTGAGGGATGTCAGAATTAATTTTCTGGGAGGATACGCACAGATCAGGGAATCATGTTTCTTTCATAACCAGAAGGTTGGCGTTCTTGCTGAGAGCAATTTCCCCAGTAGAATCAAGGCTTTGGTCTTTGAAGACACCTTGGGTATTGCTAAAGGTTTGAAGCCATATTTGCACACACAATCTGTATTTGTTTCTCCACCTGATTTAACAAAAAACTCAGACTTGCAGGTCCCAGGATTGCCGTTGAAGTCTCCTTGCAGTGCAGCAGACATGGAACTGGAGGAGATCCTGTTTATCTGGGGAGTTCAGAATATTAGTCACCTCCAGTCTGAAGCCATTCTACAGTCCTTGGTAGATAGCTGTGAACTTTACCGTCAGACTATTTTATCTTTAAGAAGCTGCAGTCGTGCATGTTCCATCCGTGTCATTACGTACAGGTCAGCAGAAGGGACAGTTGAAAGTATAAGTCCTGGATTTGTGTTATCTGGCATGACAAGGGCATGTGCAGCAGAGTTGTCAGGCATCTCTTTCCAGCTCATTGACCTTTCCACAGTGTCAAGAGAGGATATAGAAGCACTGGCTCATGTGCTTAACTCATATAAGACCCAAGAGTGCCCAGAAGTCTTCATTAGCAAGGGGAAAGTTTATTCTGCTGTGATAACTCATACTCCTGTCACCACAATTAGGGAAGTGAAGGCTGAATCAAAAACCCTACAGACCCGGGATTTCACTTTGCAGACAACCAATGCCTACATGATGACTGGCTTATCAGCTTTGCCTTCAGCAAGTTCAGTCCACAATATTGAGGGGAAAAGCATCAAAGTTCAGCTGAGTAAGGTATGTGTGCACTCATCAGATTATTTTCCAGTTAGTACTTCAGAACTAACTTTTGGTCAGACAATGTACTGGAACAAGCACACAACCCAGAACCACAGTCTCATGGCACTTGACTTCAGTGGGATAATTACGGCTGTAGGAAAGGATGTCAACAAACTTAAAGTGGGAGACCATGTTATCTGTTGCTACCCTGTAAAAGCAACTTCCAAAGTTGTCCTCCCTGAAGATGTGTGCTTCAAAATAAAAAGGCTTCCATTCCTAAAGGATGCTCCATGTGTTTCATACATTGTCCTGATCTGGGAGATATTGAAGTGTGCATTACCCAAGACCAAACAACAGCAAAGGTTAGGCATCTTCTCTACTGTGCATAACTCAGCTCTGGTCAACTTACTCACACTCATAGCAAGTAAATCAGGCTGGACTGTTTTTACAGAGACTGAGATAAATGGATTAGTCCAAAATGCAAAGCAGTGTCTTCTTTTTGTGGTTCTTCCCCCATACAACTGCTCACTTTTGACAGATATTGTCAGTGTTGCCAATGCAAATCACATCATTGCAGTATGTGGCATCCGTGAGCCATGGTACTCGACAATAGATGTAATTCAGAGAGATAGTGAGAGAACCTGTTTCCAGACTCTTGAGATGTCCAAAATCTTCCAGAAATCACGTCTTAGGGCGCATGGAGCTCGGCTACAGAAATGGCTAAAGAGAATGCACTTGCACAAAGCGTGCCCATCAATACAAAGCAGAACTTTTCAGATGGTGCTCCCTGAAGGAATGCCTTCTCAGTCTGTAGAGCATTCTGGATCTTATTTCAGTGCAAGAACTCTAGACTTGATAGCTCTGGCCAGTGATGACTCTACAAGCGAGATGTCTTCCATCCCTTTGCTTCCAAGAACAAAGCAGCTGTTCTCAAAGAGAGGTGTGTACATAGTTACAGGTGGTCTCTCTGGTTTGGGATTTGAAACGGTTAAATTCATTGCCCATAGGGGTGGAGGATGCATTGCCACTCTCTCAAGGAGTTCACCATCTGAAAAGGTACAAGAGGACATAAGCAGTCTTCAGAGGAGATACGGGGTAAGAATTGTCACTCTTCAGTGTGATGTCTCTGTGTCAGAGCAGGTAATGGAAGCCATTACTGtgattggaaaacattttttctcTTGTCCAGTCAGGGGGGTGTTCCACAGTGCTGCTCTTTTACATGATGGATTACTGGAAACTCTTGATAGATCTCTTTTCCAAAAAGTGCTGCAACCTAAAGTCTGTGGTGCTCTTAATCTTCACTTTGCCACTCTGCACAGCCAAACACTCGATTACTTTGTATGCTATTCCTCAATCTCCTCTTTCATTGGAAATGCTGCACAAGCGAACTATGCAGCAGCTAATTCCTTTCTGGATTCTTTTTGTCACTTCCGACGCAATATTGGACTTGCAGGACAGTCAATCAATTGGGGACCCCTTAAACTAGGCCTGCTAATGAACAAAGaccattttcaaaagtttctggAAACAAAAGGGCTAATGATCATGGATGTGTCAGAGATTCATGAAGCACTAGAGCACTGCCTGTTAGATAACTATCCCCAGCAGGTGGTCTGCAAATTCAATTTCAGGAATCTGAAAAACCATGTCCTCTCTCAGAATGTGTCTCTAAAGTTTCGCCTGTCTGCTTTAGTGGAGGAAGGACTGAAAAACAAGGTCGTTGAGGACTCCAGGATAAATGTTCAGTTATCAGAAGATTACTGTGTTAGAAGGATTCTGACTGAAATTTGCTGTGTAGACACTGATGATCTCAGTGATGAAACTACACTCACTGCGCTAGGAATTGACTCAATGTTAGCCATGACGTTGCAAAACCGCTTGTTTCAAGAGATAGGTGTGAATATTCCTCTTGTTGTTTTGCTTGATCCAAACAGTACACTGTCCTCATTGACTGAATTCACAAAACAGAGTACTGAGGAGGACTGTGAGATTTCTGTGAACCTGTAA
- the LOC109104302 gene encoding ATP-dependent zinc metalloprotease YME1L1-like isoform X2: MFSLPTTFQSQGTVPLTHLINVVQYLKSSANTAITTSVQGLQRDLSPEHDPLLNEPKVNLKDLGLSELRFSHVRDVLERLLPSRDPEEKSISSAAQYSTTWRTSHISASSFFQNKYGFSHKHMGLFGSPVFRRQSSSPLQAACVDLHHLQLWVQNRGFKTMKSKTRHLQSGFEGPVDAENYKPAFMKGLLMKEKQDMGSLEQLLKQNNLPESDQDAFKIGFTEGIMKAQALTQRTQDSVKRTRLIILVLLLVGLYGVSRSPLFSVRFRTTSGLDSAVDPIQMKNVTFEHVKGVEEAKNELQDVVEFLRTPQKFTVLGGKLPKGILLVGPPGTGKTLLARAVAGEADVPFYYASGSEFDEMFVGVGASRIRNLFKEAKASAPCVIFIDELDSVGGKRIESPMHPYSRQTINQLLAEMDGFNPNEGVIVIGATNFAEALDNALVRPGRFDMQVTVPRPDVKGRTEILEWYLKKIKVDSAVDAEIIARGTVGFSGAGLENLVNQAALKAAGDGKDLVTMKELEFAKDKILMGPERRSVEIDKRNKMITAYHESGHAIVAYYTKDAMPINKATIMPRGPSLGHVSLLPESDRWSETRAQLLAQMDVSMGGRVAEELVFGNDHITTGASSDFDGATKIAQMMVTHFGMSDKLGVMTYNDLTNHSPETQAAVEQEVRVLLQNSYERAKTLLKTYSKEHKLLASALLTYETLNAKEIQMILEGKSLDPR; the protein is encoded by the exons CCCAAAGTAAATTTAAAGGACCTGGGTCTGTCAGAGCTGAGGTTCAGTCATGTACGGGATGTTCTGGAGCGCCTGCTGCCTTCTAGAGATCCAGAGGAGAAATCCATATCCAGCGCTGCTCAATACTCAACAACATGGAGAACATCTCACATTTCTGCCTCCTCctttttccaaaacaaatatg GGTTCTCTCACAAGCACATGGGACTctttggctctccagtgtttcgCAGGCAAAGCTCCAGCCCGCTCCAGGCGGCCTGCGTAGATCTGCATCATCTGCAAT TATGGGTCCAAAACAGAGGTTTCAAGACAATGAAGTCCAAGACTAGACATCTGCAGTCTGGTTTTGAAGGTCCAGTAGATGCAGAGAATTATAAGCCAGCCTTTATGAAG GGCCTCCTTATGAAGGAAAAGCAAGACATGGGGAGTCTTGAACAGTTATTGAAACAGAATAACTTGCCAGAGTCTGACCAGGATGCTTTTAAGATCGGCTTCACAGAGGGCATCATGAAAGCTCAGGCTTTGACACAGAGAACTCAAG ACTCTGTAAAGAGGACACGTCTGATTATTCTTGTCCTCCTGCTGGTGGGTCTGTATGGTGTGTCCAGAAGCCCTCTCTTCTCGG TTCGTTTCCGCACCACCTCTGGTCTGGATTCAGCTGTGGACCCCATTCAGATGAAGAATGTCACCTTTGAACATGTAAAAGGTGTGGAGGAAGCCAAAAACGAGCTTCAGGATGTTGTTGAATTTTTGCGAACCCCCCAGAAATTCACTGTGCTCGGTGGTAAACTTCCCAAAG GTATCTTGCTTGtggggcctccaggaacaggaAAAACCCTGTTGGCCAGAGCTGTAGCAGGTGAAGCAGACGTGCCCTTCTACTACGCCTCCGGGTCAGAGTTTGACGAAATGTTTGTGGGAGTCGGCGCGAGTCGCATCAGAAACCTTTTCA aggAAGCCAAAGCTAGTGCACCATGTGTAATATTTATCGACGAACTGGACAGTGTAGGAGGAAAGAGAATTGAGTCTCCAATGCACCCATACTCGCGACAAACCATCAACCAGCTGCTCGCTGAGATGGATGG GTTTAACCCCAATGAAGGAGTCATCGTGATTGGAGCTACGAACTTTGCTGAAGCTTTGGACAA TGCTCTGGTGAGACCTGGCCGGTTTGACATGCAGGTCACCGTCCCAAGACCAGATGTGAAGGGCCGCACAGAAATACTGGAGtggtatttgaaaaaaattaaagtggaTTCTG ctGTTGATGCAGAGATCATTGCCAGGGGAACGGTGGGTTTCTCTGGAGCCGGATTGGAGAACTTGGTGAACCAGGCGGCGCTGAAAGCAGCAGGCGATGGGAAAGACCTGGTGACCATGAAGGAGCTGGAGTTTGCAAAGGATAAGATCCTGATGG GCCCAGAGCGCCGGAGTGTGGAGATAGACAAGAGAAATAAGATGATCACAGCCTATCATGAATCAGGACACGCTATAGTGGCTTATTACACCAAAGACGCAATGCCCATCAACAAAGCTACCATCATGCCACGCGGCCCTTCACTTGGTCAT GTATCCTTGCTGCCAGAGAGTGATCGCTGGAGTGAGACACGGGCCCAGCTGCTGGCTCAGATGGACGTCAGCATGGGCGGCAGGGTTGCTGAGGAACTGGTGTTTGGAAATGATCACATCACTACTG GAGCATCCAGTGATTTTGATGGAGCAACTAAAATAGCACAGATGATGGTGACGCATTTTGGAATGAGTGACAAG CTGGGGGTCATGACCTATAATGACCTGACGAACCATAGCCCGGAGACCCAGGCCGCTGTAGAACAGGAAGTCAGGGTGCTGTTGCAG aactCGTATGAAAGGGCAAAGACGCTACTTAAGACCTACAGCAAAGAACACAAGCTGCTGGCCAGTGCCCTGCTGACTTACGAGACTCTAAATGCAAAGGAAATTCAGATGATCCTGGAGGGAAAGTCACTGGATCCCAGATGA